The following nucleotide sequence is from Mucilaginibacter sp. cycad4.
TGGATTTTTTGAAAAGCTTTCGGCGCTGCCATCAATAAAATCATAGTGGAATACTTTAAACCAATTGGCATCTATAAAAGCATACTTTTTTTCAGATATCAACTGGTTATTATGATGTACCGTCATCATGTATCCCGGCCACAAAAATGTATAATTCTTTATGCCCGGTATTTCCTGTTTGGCAACGGGCCCTAACAAATAAGGTGAAGATTCCCAGTCCCAGCTTTCGTCTTTGGTTAAACTTAATTTGGTTTTTATCCGGTAGATATTATCAACGTCCGGGTGGTAATTGTCAAAGCTGAACTCATTTTGTACCCACAGCATTATAAATACCGCTGTAGTAATACCAATAGTAAGCCCGGCAATATTAATGATACTGATAGTGCGGTGCTTACCTAAATTACGGAATGCTACTTTAAAATAGTTTTTTAACATATCATTAGTCATTTGGTCATTAAGTCATTGAACTTCAGCTTCGCCTATCAATAAAATAACTTCATGACAAATTATTCTGAACGCAAACTTTTAGTTGGATTTGCCAGCGCTGCACGGATAGTTTGAAAACTTGAAGTGACCAGGGCCGTTAACAGCATTCCCGCGCCGCTTGCTGCAAAGATCCACCAGCTGATGGAGGTTCTATCGGCAAAGGTCTCCATCCATTTGTTCATGGCGTACCAGGCCAGCGGGGTTACCAGTACAAAAGCCAAAGCAATAAGCAGCACCAGCTCGGTTGAAAGCAGGGTAACAATTTGTGCTACCGTAGCGCCAAGAACTTTGCGTACACCTATCTCCTTGGTGCGCTGGTTGGTATTATAAATAGCCAAACCTAACAAACCAAGACAACTGATAAATATCGATAAGCCTGTTGCCCAGGTTAACAATGTTGAAGTATGCTGTTCGGCGTCGTAAAATTTAGCTATGCTCTCGTCAAAAAAATTATATTCAAAATCATCTTCAGGATAGATCTCTTTCCATATTTTTCCCATCGAAGCGATGGCTTTTTTCCATTCATTGCCACCGGTAGTTTGCGGCTTAAGTGCTATATGAAAAGTACCGTTATTATAAAAACTATTGCTGATATGAATGCAGGTAGGTTTAATAGGCGAATGCAAAGACTCGGAATAAAAATCGCCCACTACACCTATGATCTGCATTCTTTTATCACCATTAAACTTATCAATATATTTACCCACTGCATCGGCCGGGTTTTTAAACCCTATAAGTTTTGCATAGGTATTATTGATCAAAAACGCACTGGTACTGTCGCCGTATTGTATATTACGCCCGGCCAAAAGTTTAAGCTTGTATACATTGATATAATTGGGGTCGCCATACTTTTCATACAATTCAATTTTTATTTCCTTTTTGCCGTCTATGTAAGTTGCCTCTGTTGAATTGGTGCTGTTTGAAGACGGAGCGGCTTTACCTGCACTCACCAGCTCAACCTGGGGTATCGCCTTCAGTTTGTTCATAAATACCTGGTTCTTGCTAAGCGTACGGTTTTTCCATGGTGAGTTAATGATCAGGATGGCATCTTTCTTAAAACCCAGATCCTTGGTTAAGGCATAGTGAATTTGTTTGCTTACCAATACCGTTGCCATTATAAAAAACTGGGCAATAACAAATTGGGTTACCGTTAACGACTTACGCAGCCAGGCATTACGTGTTTTGCTGCTATTTGACGATGCCTGATTTTTAAGCACCAATACCGGTTTATAGCCGGATAATAAAGCGGCCGGATAAAAACCTGATAACAGGGCCACCACCATTGTCAACAAAAACAGGAATACAAAAAGATTGGGTTGATGAAACAGGTCAAGCTTGATGCCCCCGGCAATAAAATC
It contains:
- a CDS encoding FtsX-like permease family protein, with translation MFKNYFKIALRNFWRHKFFTFINVIGLSIGISSALVIYLIVHFDFTFNQNFDNGDRIYRVVSNYTFSGEEAHNRGVSGPVPEAVRNNISGVELAAPFFTLNQPNVLVPGKGGIPVKFKLQDNVILADGRYFSMFKYNWLAGSAKTALNAPNQTVLTADQAKKYFPKLSYSQMIGRVITYDTLSVAVTGIVEPLKGNNDFTFHDFLSYSTAKNNKALANELNLTNWGGTTSSSILFVKLAPNTTVANFEKQLNAILKKSDPPKPENKGNTRNFTLQPLSDLHFNSVYGTFDSGNPANKTTLYGLLVIAAFLLLLGCINFVNLTTAQATQRAKEIGVRKTMGSSRAQLITQFLSETFIITLFAVIISVALAPAILKLFKDFIAGGIKLDLFHQPNLFVFLFLLTMVVALLSGFYPAALLSGYKPVLVLKNQASSNSSKTRNAWLRKSLTVTQFVIAQFFIMATVLVSKQIHYALTKDLGFKKDAILIINSPWKNRTLSKNQVFMNKLKAIPQVELVSAGKAAPSSNSTNSTEATYIDGKKEIKIELYEKYGDPNYINVYKLKLLAGRNIQYGDSTSAFLINNTYAKLIGFKNPADAVGKYIDKFNGDKRMQIIGVVGDFYSESLHSPIKPTCIHISNSFYNNGTFHIALKPQTTGGNEWKKAIASMGKIWKEIYPEDDFEYNFFDESIAKFYDAEQHTSTLLTWATGLSIFISCLGLLGLAIYNTNQRTKEIGVRKVLGATVAQIVTLLSTELVLLIALAFVLVTPLAWYAMNKWMETFADRTSISWWIFAASGAGMLLTALVTSSFQTIRAALANPTKSLRSE